One genomic window of Roseateles sp. DAIF2 includes the following:
- a CDS encoding DUF3772 domain-containing protein: MPTWLLAFALLLMLLLSGTPAAAQDEADGLLDAARQRIELIKKRLADGEAGDGELTGFRRELLGLQQQAEAIVVEQAPQFDSAKARLSELGAAPADGAAEAADVAQQRRTLKRSSEQLDARLKLARLLALEAEQLSDEVSGQRRARFREQLFERTDSVLAPSFWNELAGSFARDAARVELLERRLAEAAARTPALRWAGLALLVAGALALRLWLTRRLTDVAAHRAPPGRVRRSLHAVAQTLLAMLVPGVAAYALMLGLVPGLDAGDPLRGLFASSVGAVCFAAYIGGLGYALLAPRRPSWRLLPLPDRVAQGLRWHVMWIAAITFAGWFLQRLAGAAALSLALEVALNGAYALTLGLVLARSVHRAEQLRRQAHAEEGEAAGARPGWLSLALVLVWGMLLLSLLGIVIGYVALGSFVVRQVVWIGLLSLSAYLLSLLIDDACMAWLGTRDGDETPPRGQGLLLRDQALVLGSGVLRLTVWLLALVLILAPFGENPEDLLRRTDQLRVGFAVGQLQLRPTAVLQAMLVFALALLALRALKRWLTERYLPTTSLDAGMRSSVGTLLGFLGSVVAIGLALSAVGLELEKVAWIASALSVGIGFGLQAVVSNFVSGLILLAERPVKVGDWVSLSGVEGDIRRINVRATEIQMGDRSTVIVPNSEFITKVVRNVTHQNPVGLVQIKLPMPLDTDAAKARAILLRAFEEHEDVLDAPAPSVQLDGIVDGQMVFNATGFVGSPRQAYGVRSALLFRALQELREAQLPLWRPPGMVLREETAPAPAPAADKT; this comes from the coding sequence TTGCCGACCTGGCTGCTGGCCTTCGCCCTGTTGCTGATGCTGCTGCTGTCCGGCACGCCGGCCGCGGCGCAGGACGAGGCCGACGGCCTGCTCGACGCGGCGCGCCAGCGCATCGAGCTGATTAAGAAGCGCCTGGCCGACGGCGAGGCGGGCGACGGCGAGCTGACCGGCTTTCGGCGCGAGCTGCTCGGCCTGCAGCAGCAGGCCGAGGCCATCGTCGTCGAGCAGGCGCCGCAGTTCGACAGCGCGAAGGCGCGCCTGTCCGAGCTGGGGGCTGCCCCGGCCGATGGTGCGGCGGAGGCGGCGGACGTGGCGCAGCAGCGCCGCACGCTCAAGCGCAGCAGCGAGCAGCTGGACGCGCGGCTGAAGCTGGCGCGCCTGCTGGCACTGGAGGCGGAGCAGCTGTCCGACGAGGTCAGCGGCCAGCGCCGCGCGCGCTTTCGCGAGCAGCTGTTCGAGCGCACCGACTCCGTGCTGGCCCCTTCGTTCTGGAACGAACTGGCCGGCAGCTTCGCCCGCGATGCGGCGCGCGTCGAACTGCTGGAGCGGCGCCTGGCCGAGGCCGCGGCCCGCACCCCGGCGCTGCGCTGGGCCGGCCTGGCCCTGCTGGTGGCTGGCGCGCTGGCGCTGCGCCTGTGGCTGACGCGCCGGCTCACCGATGTGGCCGCGCACCGCGCGCCGCCCGGCCGGGTACGGCGCTCGCTGCATGCGGTGGCCCAGACCCTGCTGGCGATGCTGGTGCCGGGCGTGGCCGCCTATGCGCTGATGCTGGGCCTGGTGCCGGGCCTGGACGCCGGCGATCCGCTGCGCGGGCTGTTCGCCAGCAGCGTCGGCGCGGTCTGCTTCGCGGCCTATATCGGCGGCCTGGGCTATGCGCTGCTGGCGCCGCGCCGGCCCTCCTGGCGCCTGCTGCCGCTGCCGGACCGAGTGGCCCAGGGCCTGCGCTGGCATGTGATGTGGATCGCCGCGATCACCTTCGCCGGCTGGTTCCTGCAGCGCCTGGCCGGCGCGGCGGCGCTGAGCCTGGCGCTGGAGGTGGCGCTGAACGGCGCCTATGCGCTGACCCTGGGCCTGGTGCTGGCGCGCAGCGTGCACCGCGCCGAGCAGCTGCGCCGCCAGGCCCATGCGGAGGAGGGCGAGGCCGCCGGCGCGCGCCCCGGCTGGCTGAGCCTGGCCCTGGTGCTGGTCTGGGGCATGCTGCTGCTGAGCCTGCTGGGCATCGTGATCGGCTATGTGGCGCTGGGCAGCTTCGTCGTGCGCCAGGTGGTGTGGATCGGCCTGCTGTCGCTCAGCGCCTACCTGCTGAGCCTGTTGATCGACGACGCCTGCATGGCCTGGCTGGGCACGCGCGACGGCGACGAGACGCCGCCGCGCGGCCAGGGCCTGCTGCTGCGCGATCAGGCGCTGGTGCTGGGCTCGGGCGTGCTGCGCCTGACGGTCTGGCTGCTGGCCCTGGTGCTCATCCTGGCGCCCTTCGGCGAGAACCCGGAGGACCTGCTGCGCCGTACCGACCAGCTGCGCGTCGGCTTCGCGGTCGGCCAGCTGCAGCTGCGGCCCACCGCGGTGCTGCAGGCGATGCTGGTGTTCGCGCTGGCGCTGCTGGCGCTGCGCGCGCTGAAACGCTGGCTGACCGAGCGCTACCTGCCCACCACCTCGCTGGATGCCGGCATGCGCAGCTCGGTCGGCACCCTGCTGGGTTTCCTCGGCAGCGTGGTGGCGATCGGCCTGGCGCTGTCGGCCGTGGGCCTGGAGCTGGAGAAGGTGGCCTGGATCGCCAGCGCGCTGTCGGTGGGCATCGGCTTCGGCCTGCAGGCGGTGGTGTCGAACTTCGTCTCCGGCCTGATCCTGCTGGCCGAGCGGCCGGTCAAGGTGGGCGACTGGGTCTCGCTGTCCGGCGTCGAGGGCGACATCCGGCGCATCAATGTGCGCGCCACCGAGATCCAGATGGGCGACCGCTCGACCGTGATCGTGCCGAACTCCGAGTTCATCACCAAGGTCGTGCGCAACGTCACGCACCAGAACCCGGTCGGCCTGGTGCAGATCAAGCTGCCGATGCCGCTGGACACCGACGCGGCCAAGGCGCGCGCGATCCTGCTGCGCGCCTTCGAGGAGCATGAGGACGTGCTGGACGCGCCGGCGCCCAGCGTGCAGCTGGATGGCATCGTCGACGGCCAGATGGTCTTCAACGCCACCGGCTTCGTCGGCTCGCCGCGCCAGGCCTATGGCGTGCGCAGCGCGCTGCTGTTCCGCGCGCTGCAGGAGCTGCGCGAGGCGCAACTGCCGCTGTGGCGGCCGCCGGGGATGGTGCTGCGCGAAGAAACAGCACCTGCGCCGGCTCCGGCCGCGGACAAGACCTGA